A DNA window from Helianthus annuus cultivar XRQ/B chromosome 15, HanXRQr2.0-SUNRISE, whole genome shotgun sequence contains the following coding sequences:
- the LOC110879099 gene encoding NAC transcription factor 25, whose translation MESTDSSTCSQYPNLPPGFRFHPTDEELVVHYLKKKASSIPLPVAIIAEVDLYKFDPWELPSKAIFGDQEWYFFSPRDRKYPNGMRPNRAATSGYWKATGTDRPIMSSTGDQKVGVKKALVFYGGKPPKGIKTNWIMHEYRLIENASFKAPAVNLSKKSSLRLDEWVLCRIYKKNNTSRPTDRDPDHDYMENMIASKTTNSNGLIENNQETYFEILNNEDGSRIRQSNSISKLGSSSSSLKSGVSSMILNPAKRSFPTTHYWNLDSAEKRFHSDEDINGMMDRNGSFISLLNPTQQGISGFHPNAVLGSLGDSTFPYHLSSLNWHT comes from the exons ATGGAAAGCACCGATTCATCAACATGTTCACAATACCCGAATCTTCCACCCGGGTTTCGGTTTCATCCGACAGACGAAGAACTCGTCGTTCATTACCTAAAGAAGAAAGCTTCTTCGATCCCTTTACCTGTTGCCATCATAGCCGAGGTTGATCTTTACAAGTTTGATCCATGGGAGCTACCAA GTAAAGCTATTTTTGGCGATCAAGAATGGTACTTTTTCAGTCCACGAGATAGAAAATACCCTAATGGAATGAGACCTAATCGTGCGGCCACATCGGGGTATTGGAAAGCTACCGGCACCGACAGGCCCATTATGTCATCGACCGGCGATCAAAAGGTTGGAGTTAAGAAGGCACTTGTTTTCTATGGCGGAAAGCCGCCAAAAGGAATTAAAACCAATTGGATCATGCATGAATATCGACTTATCGAAAATGCTTCTTTCAAGGCACCCGCCGTCAATTTATCAAAAAAGAGCTCTTTACGG CTTGATGAATGGGTTTTGTGTCGTATTTATAAGAAGAACAACACGAGTAGACCGACAGACAGGGATCCGGACCATGATTACATGGAAAACATGATTGCTTCCAAGACTACAAACTCCAACGGATTGATCGAAAACAATCAAGAAACTTACTTTGAAATCCTGAACAATGAAGACGGGTCAAGGATTCGACAAAGCAACTCTATATCTAAACTGGGTTCTTCGAGTTCTTCattaaaatccggtgtttcttcGATGATTTTGAACCCCGCGAAACGCTCATTCCCAACTACTCACTACTGGAATCTTGATTCCGCCGAGAAAAGGTTTCATTCCGACGAAGACATCAATGGAATGATGGATCGGAATGGTTCATTCATCTCTTTGTTGAATCCGACTCAACAAGGGATTAGTGGATTCCATCCAAATGCAGTATTGGGTTCGCTTGGTGATTCTACTTTCCCTTATCATCTTTCTTCACTAAATTGGCATACCTAA
- the LOC110879098 gene encoding helicase-like transcription factor CHR28 translates to MIMANGSPPYEWRFDDDDDGFDVTAMEDEPLDFESMFNSIGEQSRGDFSENLPADPPSNMAPCNESASHEANEHCEPHNGSLALPFLHHSEASTSMAYYPDASFDTSADCSMSVPAQDFSSFYNHGTGTNFERAHINDTFGFTNGSDGNHQLMDTTGISDGMFYDMGGPLMNLFGGYSDGFYDPHHEFSMPCITGSNEPLYFGSSNSNHNDGMLFNVNMESEEHLMQNLSRNNAVNDIGPHVCAEGSKVENESTSGYHGLRMCHMSNKKQSVHAKDDKHVPTLGPACKKESLANGKPRKIRREKAKLETNDEKSGYQFPSQEFPHQKSELSLPDNGLAVPLLKHQRIALSWMSKRETKSTRCCGGILADDQGLGKTISAIALILKERSPPSSSLSAIETKDKAIETLCLDEDEHTKPSVPTTSNRVSAGTLVVCPTSVLRQWNEELQNKVVTEANLSVLVYYGINRTKDPIELAKYDVVITTYAIVSMEVPKQPLDEDDEATIKISSTKKRKYPPTDSAECPLAKLRWFRVVLDEAQSIKNYKTQAARACWGLRAKRRWCLSGTPIQNSIDDLYSYFRFLKYDPFAVYKKFCTQIKAPIQRNPKDGYKMLQVILKTIMLRRTKGTLLKGEPIISLPPKTVILKKVDFSAEERGFYRSLEAEARAQFEEYAAAGTVKQNYVNILLMLLRLRQACDHPLLVRGCRSSTDWRLSVEKAKQLPQEKLKHLLNCLEASLAICSICNDPPEDAVVTTCEHVFCNQCILEHLSTDDNQCPSSECKKLLNKSSVFCKSALTVSVMDRDSVESEVTEPCSTNEPVDSLKIEAAKALDSSKIRAAIEVLQTIAKPKDITVTVNDTKTEGNSVVREKAIVFSQWTGMLDLLEVCLKDSSIGYRRLDGTMSVVARDKAVKDFNKLPEVTVIIMSLKAASLGLNMVAACHVILLDLWWNPTIEDQAIDRAHRIGQTRPVTVLRLAVKDTIEDRILALQKKKREMVASAFGDDKNGCLQTRLTFADIRYLFQA, encoded by the exons AATCTGCCGGCTGATCCACCATCAAATATGGCACCCTGTAATGAGTCGGCTTCTCATGAGGCTAATGAGCACTGCGAACCCCACAACG GCTCACTTGCATTACCCTTTCTGCATCACTCAGAAGCTTCAACATCTATGGCTTATTATCCAGATGCTTCATTTGATACTTCTGCTGATTGTTCGATGTCGGTTCCAGCTCAAGATTTTTCATCATTTTACAATCATGGAACTGGAACTAATTTCGAGAGAGCTCATATCAATGATACTTTTGGGTTTACTAATGGTAGTGATGGAAACCATCAGCTAATGGATACAACTGGGATAAGTGATGGAATGTTTTACGATATGGGAGGCCCGTTGATGAATCTTTTTGGTGGATACTCTGACGGTTTCTATGATCCTCATCATGAGTTCTCTATGCCATGTATCACAGGCTCTAATGAACCATTGTATTTTGGTTCATCAAATTCAAATCATAATGATGGCATGTTATTCAATGTTAATATGGAATCAGAGGAACATCTAATGCAAAATCTATCAAGAAACAATGCTGTAAATGATATTGGACCGCATGTCTGTGCTGAAGGTAGTAAAGTGGAAAACGAATCTACCAGTGGCTATCATGGGCTTCGTATGTGTCATATGTCAAATAAGAAACAATCGGTGCATGCAAAGGATGACAAACATGTTCCAACACTTGGTCCCGCATGCAAAAAAGAATCTCTAGCAAATGGGAAGCCTCGTAAAATCAGGCGCGAAAAGGCAAAACTCGAAACAAATGATGAAAAGTCCGGTTATCAATTTCCATCTCAG GAGTTTCCCCATCAAAAGTCAGAATTATCTCTACCAGATAATGGCTTGGCAGTTCCACTTTTGAAACACCAG CGGATTGCTTTATCATGGATGTCAAAAAGAGAGACAAAAAGCACTCGTTGCTGTGGAGGAATTCTTGCAGATGATCAA GGGCTTGGTAAAACAATATCTGCAATTGCCCTCATTCTAAAGGAAAGATCACCCCCGTCTTCTAGTCTCTCTGCTATCGAAACAAAAGATAAAGCAATAGAGACTTTATGTTTGGATGAAGATGAACATACAAAGCCTTCTGTTCCGACGACAAGCAATAGAGTATCTGCAGGAACACTTGTTGTATGCCCTACCAGTGTTCTCCGTCAATGGAATGAAGAATTGCAGAATAAAGTAGTTACCGAAGCTAATCTTTCCGTTTTAGTGTATTACGGAATAAACCGAACCAAAGATCCAATCGAGTTAGCCAAATATGACGTCGTTATAACAACATACGCAATTGTGAGCATGGAGGTACCAAAACAGCCACTCGATGAAGACGATGAAGCAACGATAAAAATCTCATCCACTAAAAAACGAAAATACCCGCCAACTGACTCTGCTGAATGTCCTCTAGCTAAGTTGAGGTGGTTCAGAGTTGTATTAGATGAGGCTCAAagtattaaaaattataaaacacaAGCAGCTAGGGCTTGTTGGGGTCTTAGAGCTAAACGAAGGTGGTGCTTATCCGGAACTCCTATCCAAAACTCCATTGATGATCTGTATAGTTACTTCAGGTTTTTAAAATATGACCCGTTTGCAGTATATAAAAAATTCTGCACCCAAATAAAGGCCCCGATTCAAAGAAATCCCAAGGATGGGTATAAAATGTTGCAGGTTATATTAAAGACTATCATGCTACGTCGCACAAAAG GTACACTTCTTAAAGGAGAACCAATTATCTCATTACCGCCCAAAACCGTTATCCTGAAAAAAGTTGATTTTAGTGCTGAGGAGCGCGGTTTTTACCGTAGTCTGGAGGCTGAAGCCCGTGCTCAGTTTGAA GAATATGCTGCTGCTGGCACGGTCAAACAAAACTACGTAAACATATTATTAATGCTTTTACGCCTTCGGCAAGCATGTGATCACCCTTTGCTCGTTAGAGGATGTCGCTCAAGTACCGACTGGAGGTTATCTGTTGAAAAGGCAAAACAACTTCCTCAAGAAAAACTAAAACACCTTTTAAACTGTTTAGAAGCTTCATTAGCAATTTGCAGCATATGTAAT GATCCACCTGAAGATGCTGTTGTAACAACTTGTGAACATGTTTTCTGCAATCAGTGCATCCTTGAGCATCTTTCAACTGACGACAACCAGTGTCCATCCTCAGAGTGTAAAAAGCTTCTTAATAAATCTTCAGTATTTTGTAAATCAGCGCTTACAGTTTCGGTTATGGACCGTGATTCAGTGGAATCTGAGGTTACAGAACCTTGTTCGACCAATGAACCGGTTGATTCCTTGAAAATTgaggctgctaaggcacttgattCCTCAAAAATTAGAGCTGCCATTGAAGTCCTTCAAACTATTGCAAAACCCAAGGATATAACTGTAACTGTGAATGATACTAAAACtgaaggaaattcagttgttagGGAGAAAGCGATTGTGTTCTCACAGTGGACAGGGATGCTGGATTTGCTTGAAGTTTGTCTTAAAGATTCCTCGATCGGTTACAGGCGACTTGATGGGACAATGTCGGTTGTTGCCCGAGATAAAGCAGTGAAGGATTTCAACAAGCTTCCTGAG GTAACTGTTATAATTATGTCACTGAAAGCTGCTAGTCTTGGGCTAAACATGGTTGCTGCCTGTCATGTGATTCTGCTGGATCTTTGGTGGAACCCAACAATAGAGGACCAAGCGATTGATAGGGCCCACCGGATAGGGCAAACACGTCCAGTTACAGTTTTGCGGTTGGCTGTTAAAGATACTATTGAAGATCGTATTTTAGCTCTTCAG aaaaagaaaagagaaatGGTGGCGTCTGCATTTGGAGACGACAAGAATGGTTGCTTGCAGACTCGCCTTACTTTTGCTGACATTAGATATCTATTTCAAGCGTAG